One genomic region from Ptychodera flava strain L36383 chromosome 14, AS_Pfla_20210202, whole genome shotgun sequence encodes:
- the LOC139149687 gene encoding sphingolipid delta(4)-desaturase DES1-like, whose amino-acid sequence MGARVTRSDFEWVYTEEPHATRRKEILAKYPEIKRLMGCDPMLKYIVVAMVLVQLIACYFIKDASWTTLVITAYCFGGVINHSMTLAVHEISHNLAFGHSKPMRNRILGIFGNLIIGVPQSVTFKKYHLDHHRYQGDCDLDMDIPSKLEGKLFAHTFTKLIWVILQPFFYALRPLFLNPKPPTVLEGINFAVQLTFNILLVYFWGAKPLVYLIGGSLLAMGLHPVAGHFISEHYMFKKGFETYSYYGCLNAITFNVGYHMEHHDFPSVPGSRLPMVKKIAAEYYDDIPHHDSWIRVLYDFITDPDIGPYARIKRKGKVSNGLTSKEN is encoded by the exons ATGGGCGCTCGGGTAACTAGAAGCGATTTTGAATGGGTATATACCGAGGAACCTCATGCAACAAGACGGAAGGAAATACTGG CAAAGTATCCTGAAATCAAAAGATTGATGGGATGTGATCCAATGCTAAAGTACATTGTAGTGGCCATGGTATTAGTTCAGCTGATTGCCTGCTATTTCATCAAAGATGCATCGTGGACTACCTTAGTAATCACTGCCTACTGCTTTGGTGGCGTGATCAATCACTCTATGACACTCGCCGTTCACGAGATTTCTCACAACTTGGCCTTTGGCCACAGCAAGCCGATGCGTAACCGCATCCTCGGAATATTCGGAAACCTCATCATTGGCGTACCGCAGTCGGTTACCTTCAAGAAATACCATCTAGATCACCACCGGTATCAGGGTGATTGCGACTTGGACATGGATATACCATCAAAGCTCGAAGGAAAACTGTTCGCTCACACTTTTACCAAGCTGATATGGGTGATACTGCAGCCATTTTTCTACGCTCTGAGGCCGCTGTTCCTGAACCCAAAACCGCCGACAGTTCTTGAAGGGATCAACTTTGCAGTCCAGCTGACTTTCAATATACTTCTAGTCTACTTCTGGGGCGCGAAGCCGTTGGTGTATCTAATAGGTGGATCACTGCTGGCCATGGGGCTTCATCCTGTTGCCGGCCATTTCATCTCTGAGCACTACATGTTCAAAAAGGGCTTTGAGACCTACTCGTACTACGGCTGTCTGAATGCGATCACGTTCAACGTCGGATACCACATGGAGCACCACGACTTCCCTAGCGTTCCAGGAAGTAGACTACCCATG GTGAAGAAAATTGCTGCTGAATATTATGATGACATACCTCACCATGACTCGTGGATCAGGGTCTTGTACGACTTCATCACTGATCCAGACATCGGACCATACGCTCGAATCAAGAGGAAGGGAAAAGTGAGCAACGGTCTGACATCAAAAGAGAATTAG